Genomic window (Cardiocondyla obscurior isolate alpha-2009 linkage group LG06, Cobs3.1, whole genome shotgun sequence):
GAGCACCCGAACGACGGGCACAGGCCGCCGTGTGTGCatacgtcgcgtcgcgtcatTACGGCGCGGCCTGCGCCATGTGGTGCCCCGCGCGCCTCCGCGCCGATAGACCAAcagaccgaccgaccgaccggcCGCCTGCCCGTCCTGCTTGTTGTCCGTCCGTCCTTCTATCTTTCCTTCCATTCCGTCCGGCGAGGTTTTTCGTAGCTGCGCCGTACGTATGTACGCATATCCTCTCCCGTCGCCGACAAAGATGGTGGATGTTTTCTTATCGCGCGAGCTTCTCGTAGCCGGGAGGgtagggagggggaggaggagaaggaatcgccgccgccgcgccgctCTTCTTTCATGGCTCTtttcgtctcgctcgcacccgtttaCTCGGCACACCGTACGCGGCTGGCGGCGGCGAGAAAAGGCGGGAAATGTTCGCGGCGTCACGGCAGGAACGTGGCCGTGATGACGTGCTGCGTCAAGGCCGTCGTCGGCCGGCGACGTCGTCTCCACGTCGACCGCGAGACGCTACCGCCGTCGACGGCCAGGGTGGGAGCCGCGTGCGACAGGCGCGGGCATCGCCAACGGTGGAGGACGTGCACACGGCAAAATGGCGGGAAACTTGAACGGTTACGGTTCAACGGTCTTTAATAATCTTATCGCGCCGAGTGGTTGCAATTATCGTGCTATGTCGCGTGTTACCGTCGCCCGCGTTCCTTTTGCGCGACTCTCAATCTCCTTCACGGAGTAATCTCGAGAAATGTGATgacgcgcgcacacgcgactGCGTAATACACGTACATTTCTCGTGGTGAAATATGGATACGCAACGTACGCACACATACGCACGTttacgcgcgagcgcgcgctgTCGTACGTGTGCGGCATACGGAGATATGTATTTGTGTGCGAGAGCGCAATGAATAGGAAGCCTGATTTTTGCAGGAACAATCGACGGAGGAGAAACCGACCCCGACGAAAAACAAACGAAGTGGCAGCAAGAGACTCTCCACTCTCGAAAGGACCACTCAGGAAGGCGAGGCAATCTTAAAGGTGCGTCCTTGCGGGATAACCCGCacgatttatcaaaaaaaaattctgcatTAGATCGGATCTGTTTATCGCATGCATCCGAAAAATCTCGATCGAGGTTTCGCTGGTCAAggttctctttcttttttatctctttctctctctctctttttcccctctccACTCTCCCTCGCCCATCAGTTATTTCCCTCCGTTTTAGCCTCTTCGTCGTTAACTTGGCCTGCTGCCTACGTGACGTATATGACGTTGAAAGTGGGGAGATGTCGATCGTTTGTGGAAGGAGCGAGGAGAGAAATGAGCGCCCTCGGCTAGGCGCGACGAATCAATCGTCGCATATAGGCGCCAAATACAAACTGCTCCTCGCATCTAATATTAGGAATCTACAAATGTTTCATTgcattaacattattttattattacagggCATGAACAAATCCGTCGGCGAGGTGGAAGGCAGGAGACGCACTCGCAGTTCAGCTAGAGGCCTAACTCCGACAACACCAGTAGTGCCATCGCCACCCAagaaggagaagagagagacaCCGACGCGGGGTGGTAGTGGTCGTGGACGTGGGCGCCCTAAGAGGCAGGAGAAGAATAATGAGAACAACACCGATGAGGAAACGTCCAATAACAAAAGCGAAAAACACACGGAAGAGGAGTCTACAAAGATGGAAGTAGAcgaggaaaaggaagagaaggaagaaaaggagagtAAGGCGATACAGAATGAAGACAAAAACGCAGAAGGCGTGGATAGTAAAGACAGTAAAGACGCTGAAAAAGTGACCGATGCCAATTCCAAGGACGAAAAAGCGACGGAAGAATCAGAGAATGTTGTAAACGAGACCAAGAGCAGCACTCTCAGTGAAGAAAAGAAGGATGAAGTGAAGGACAGCTCGGATTCGAGTCAAGATGCGACGGACACAGCAGCGGAAGCGCCGCCTTTATCCTCATCAGAGTCCCAAAATCCCTCCAACACTGTTACTACCGAGGAAAACAAGGAATAACCTCCTTTCGCCTGTTTTACCACTACTTTTATGTAAGTTTTACAGTTATGTCctttgaaaataaagaatataatattgttcCTTTATACCacttaaaattacaattagatTATAAGCAATGTTGCAAGCAATATTAACATGAGATTTGTTATAGGAGGAGGTACCAAGGCGGCGCACATATTGGGGTCACACAAATCCAGTCCCCCTCGTCTATTTTAACTAATTAACACCTTCTTGTCGATCGTTGCTTCAACCAGCGCATCAAAATTCTATTcttattttgtcaatattcttaTAAACGATACCATTTTctaagaaacataaaaatactgTAGAATCTGCTACTCTAGTATGAATTAGCACTTAGAaatggattaatttttttttctttctattataCACTATTATACTAGTATGTCTCCACGAAACATAAATATTCTAACAGTTATAAACTGGTATATTATAATTCTGgggagataataatttaaaaagatagtatattaatttagcGTTAATtcgtcgatataattttattctaagaTTTCAGATTACAGTTTTTAAAACATTGTGTTttgaaactttattttattttatttttttctgtattgTTTTTACCATGTTCGAGTGTAAGACACCGTAAAACGCTAATCGAGGTAAATTAGTTTTCGTTTAacataactttatttttacgaaaagcTACATTGcatgtatttatatactttaaattttattccgttttccgagtaatataaaatcttttcgTTGCGCTGGTTAATTAGCGATAAGCAACGTGAGGTGTAGAGCATACGTTGTTCATGTACAAtgataatattattgtaaaatatatttaatatggaCTTATATAGAGAGTTGTTTTCAAATCAGAACTGACATCCGGGTCCTATAGAATATACCTATGATTCAGATCTGGTATGGAAGTAGCTAAAGATTAATTCGTACATAGCAAATTACTGTAATACCTTTATCGTATATAAATAGTGACTGAATGAAGTGGAATATATGAGAACTATggtgaaataatttctctttttcatgGAATaagcggaaataaaatttctgagAAACGCGTTGCAGCGTTATACATGTTTTCCTTCCTCGCATAAGTctactaataatttttaatcaatcttCTTACAATCCTTACT
Coding sequences:
- the LOC139103480 gene encoding uncharacterized protein DDB_G0286299, with translation MSDAKTETKSDNNIEDATKEQSTEEKPTPTKNKRSGSKRLSTLERTTQEGEAILKGMNKSVGEVEGRRRTRSSARGLTPTTPVVPSPPKKEKRETPTRGGSGRGRGRPKRQEKNNENNTDEETSNNKSEKHTEEESTKMEVDEEKEEKEEKESKAIQNEDKNAEGVDSKDSKDAEKVTDANSKDEKATEESENVVNETKSSTLSEEKKDEVKDSSDSSQDATDTAAEAPPLSSSESQNPSNTVTTEENKE